A single genomic interval of Tautonia marina harbors:
- a CDS encoding aldo/keto reductase, whose product MHGTCDGSRRRFLKTSAATGAALASAPALRSFGQDAAADEPKVPLVTLGKTGQKVTKLGMGTSWAVSPSFVQAALLSGVRFIDTSESYENTRTEQVLGQVLERTGLRKDTYLVTKTTRYRGVPDQAAVFPSELEKSLERLRTDYVDAYYIHGIAGRDIGMLSDPSIKATFENLKAAGKIRFAGLSCHDAMLPEILEKAAEVGWIDQVMIQYSFRAVDHDKLQRAIDKASKANIGLVAMKTQRGADAVVDAIDNDGKLFDIDQALKRLREAGVKKEVAAVKSVWYDDRMQVVVSEMTNFSDLRENVAASREPLTIEEARLLEEHRQKTANLYCHGCGHLCETAARGVPVATVLRYLRYYAAYGKRSEARALYQALPAEARDLAKADLAAAERACPHGLPVANLVQLANTHLS is encoded by the coding sequence ATGCACGGAACCTGCGACGGCAGCCGGAGACGGTTCCTGAAGACCAGCGCGGCGACGGGAGCGGCCCTGGCATCGGCACCGGCCCTGCGAAGCTTCGGCCAGGACGCGGCCGCCGATGAACCGAAGGTCCCGCTCGTGACGCTCGGCAAGACCGGCCAGAAGGTGACGAAGCTGGGGATGGGGACGAGCTGGGCCGTGTCGCCGAGCTTCGTGCAGGCGGCCTTGCTCTCGGGGGTTCGCTTCATCGACACCTCCGAGTCGTACGAGAACACCAGGACCGAACAGGTTCTCGGCCAGGTCCTCGAACGCACGGGCCTGCGGAAGGACACCTACCTCGTCACCAAGACGACCCGCTACCGAGGCGTGCCCGACCAGGCCGCCGTGTTTCCGAGCGAGCTGGAAAAGAGCCTCGAACGCCTGCGAACCGACTACGTCGATGCCTACTACATCCACGGCATCGCGGGCCGGGACATCGGCATGCTTTCCGACCCGAGCATCAAGGCGACCTTCGAGAATCTGAAAGCCGCCGGCAAGATCCGCTTTGCCGGGCTTTCCTGCCACGATGCCATGCTCCCCGAGATCCTCGAAAAAGCGGCCGAGGTCGGCTGGATCGATCAGGTGATGATCCAGTACAGCTTCCGAGCCGTCGATCACGACAAGCTGCAGCGGGCCATCGACAAGGCTTCAAAGGCCAACATCGGCCTCGTCGCCATGAAGACCCAGCGCGGGGCCGACGCGGTCGTCGATGCGATTGACAACGACGGCAAGCTGTTCGACATCGACCAGGCGCTGAAGCGACTGCGAGAGGCGGGGGTCAAGAAGGAGGTCGCCGCGGTCAAATCCGTCTGGTACGACGACCGGATGCAGGTGGTTGTCTCGGAGATGACGAACTTCAGCGACCTCCGCGAGAACGTCGCCGCCAGCCGAGAGCCCTTGACGATCGAGGAGGCCCGCCTGCTGGAAGAACACCGGCAGAAGACGGCCAATCTTTACTGCCACGGGTGCGGCCACCTCTGCGAAACCGCCGCGAGGGGAGTTCCGGTCGCCACCGTCTTGCGCTATCTGCGCTATTACGCCGCCTACGGCAAGCGGTCTGAGGCTCGGGCGCTCTATCAGGCCCTACCCGCTGAGGCTCGTGATCTGGCCAAGGCCGACCTCGCCGCCGCCGAACGGGCCTGCCCGCACGGCTTGCCCGTGGCCAACCTGGTTCAACTGGCCAACACGCACCTGAGCTGA
- a CDS encoding TolC family protein, which translates to MRLTRFGNRYVRAAVAVAWLALAGCQRIPYIDQTKQVPHDPISAVADEDRAVQQAAFFSDLPVQLPDIVPPRTPDNAEAMEPWPMTLEEAIQLGMDNSEVIRVISLGAQGIPVEGFAPTPLNTQAGAALGAGTLATIYDPAIQETQIARALSVFDGQLTTRFFYESRDFLVNNSIQAGFFDADTNVLALVRQRGAPQGVPSFEAALSKRTATGATFRVANQVDYTYGNSPIQTYPSAYGARTTLQFSQPLLGGTDQTGPSGLEANRAPIVIQRLNADASVWRFKAEVMAMVRSVEQQYWALSQQQVQYWSRQQAVRLGEAIYEREVVKREVGTGSEPDVAEAEEQLRQFQLELVQATADLITTERQFRELLGLPPYDGRRIVPVTDWTTARVQPDWESSLAQLISYQPDIVQQQLLVRVAELQLLLARNQLLPALNLDMLYQFNGLGEDLDEAFAVMTGRSVLAIDPIIAQQQAAAGVNPAPTFHNNFQTWQVGLTFSMPIGFRGPLAETRQAQYALLRQRAFLQQTVHQSVHALARFFVEVDANYKLLKYAGQLREAAERRLKAQEAFFEAGTINIDRYLDAVNRWSNAVAIEARYKTSYNTAIAALEEAKGTLLAYNNIAVAEGPQPPKAYVQAIDQQKAHRRIPIEPEGPVAPKPVVAPPIQDPLPPMSPPGSTPPEPSPFFPAPYGSFGPPAMPVGPTTPVGDPVPLSSTQPGRDSGSGSTVGAQPTPSLASGTNPARNRNQPVAEIPGRVDPAVSRASGELTPASRSVPISPTAPVTNPASLPPLPSRSLPADTRALPPLPPSESIPETSPIDLPPLPPGG; encoded by the coding sequence ATGCGATTGACCCGATTCGGTAACCGGTACGTGCGAGCGGCAGTGGCCGTGGCATGGTTGGCCCTGGCCGGTTGCCAAAGGATCCCCTACATCGACCAGACGAAGCAGGTCCCGCATGACCCGATTTCCGCCGTGGCCGATGAAGACCGAGCCGTTCAGCAGGCGGCCTTCTTTAGTGATCTTCCCGTTCAGTTGCCCGACATCGTGCCCCCACGCACGCCGGACAATGCCGAGGCCATGGAACCCTGGCCGATGACGCTGGAGGAGGCCATCCAGCTCGGGATGGATAACTCGGAGGTCATCCGCGTGATCTCGCTCGGTGCTCAGGGGATTCCGGTCGAAGGGTTCGCCCCGACCCCCTTGAACACCCAGGCCGGGGCGGCGCTGGGTGCCGGAACGCTGGCGACGATTTATGACCCGGCGATCCAGGAAACCCAGATTGCCCGGGCGTTGTCGGTCTTCGATGGTCAGCTCACCACCCGATTCTTCTACGAGAGCCGCGACTTCCTGGTCAACAACTCGATTCAGGCCGGTTTCTTCGACGCGGATACGAACGTCCTGGCCCTCGTCCGGCAGCGAGGAGCGCCCCAGGGCGTTCCCAGCTTTGAGGCGGCGCTGTCGAAGCGAACGGCCACGGGTGCCACGTTCCGGGTGGCGAACCAGGTCGATTACACCTACGGCAACTCGCCGATTCAGACCTATCCGTCGGCCTACGGCGCACGGACGACCTTGCAATTCAGCCAGCCGTTGCTGGGCGGAACCGACCAGACCGGGCCGAGCGGCCTGGAAGCCAACCGGGCGCCCATCGTCATTCAGCGGCTGAACGCCGACGCCTCGGTCTGGCGATTCAAGGCCGAGGTGATGGCGATGGTTCGCTCGGTCGAGCAGCAGTACTGGGCCCTCTCGCAGCAGCAGGTGCAGTACTGGAGCCGTCAGCAGGCGGTGCGGCTCGGCGAGGCGATTTACGAGCGGGAAGTGGTGAAGCGAGAGGTCGGCACCGGCTCGGAACCGGACGTGGCCGAGGCTGAGGAACAGCTCCGCCAGTTCCAGCTCGAACTGGTGCAGGCGACCGCCGACCTGATTACCACCGAGCGCCAGTTCCGCGAACTGCTCGGCCTGCCGCCGTACGACGGTCGGCGGATTGTGCCCGTCACCGACTGGACGACCGCCCGGGTCCAGCCGGACTGGGAGAGCAGCCTCGCGCAGTTGATCAGTTATCAGCCGGACATCGTGCAGCAACAGCTTCTGGTCCGGGTGGCCGAACTGCAGTTGCTCCTCGCTCGCAACCAGCTCTTGCCGGCCTTGAACCTGGACATGCTGTATCAGTTCAACGGCCTCGGCGAGGACCTCGACGAAGCCTTCGCGGTTATGACGGGCCGCTCGGTGCTGGCGATCGACCCGATCATCGCACAGCAACAGGCGGCGGCGGGGGTGAATCCGGCCCCTACGTTCCACAACAACTTCCAGACCTGGCAGGTCGGCCTGACCTTCTCGATGCCGATTGGCTTCCGAGGCCCCCTGGCCGAGACGAGGCAGGCTCAGTACGCCCTGCTCCGTCAGCGGGCCTTCCTCCAGCAGACCGTTCACCAGTCGGTGCACGCCCTGGCGCGGTTCTTTGTCGAGGTGGACGCGAACTACAAGCTGTTGAAGTACGCCGGGCAGCTTCGTGAAGCGGCCGAGCGTCGCTTGAAGGCTCAGGAAGCGTTCTTTGAGGCCGGGACGATCAACATCGACCGCTACCTCGACGCCGTGAACCGCTGGTCGAACGCCGTGGCGATCGAGGCTCGATACAAGACCAGCTACAACACGGCGATCGCCGCCCTGGAAGAAGCCAAGGGGACGTTGCTCGCCTACAACAACATTGCCGTGGCTGAAGGGCCGCAACCGCCGAAGGCGTATGTGCAGGCGATCGACCAGCAGAAGGCCCACCGCCGCATTCCGATCGAGCCGGAAGGCCCGGTCGCGCCGAAGCCGGTGGTTGCCCCGCCGATCCAGGACCCCTTGCCGCCGATGTCGCCCCCCGGCTCGACGCCCCCGGAACCGAGCCCGTTCTTCCCGGCTCCATACGGCAGCTTCGGCCCACCGGCCATGCCGGTCGGCCCGACGACTCCGGTGGGCGATCCGGTTCCGCTCTCCTCGACCCAACCGGGGCGGGACTCCGGATCGGGCTCGACCGTGGGAGCCCAGCCGACCCCGAGCCTGGCCTCGGGAACGAACCCTGCTCGGAACCGGAACCAGCCGGTCGCCGAGATCCCGGGGCGCGTTGATCCGGCCGTAAGCCGAGCCTCGGGGGAACTGACCCCGGCCAGCCGATCGGTGCCGATCTCCCCGACGGCACCGGTGACGAACCCTGCCTCGCTCCCTCCCCTCCCCTCGCGATCACTCCCGGCGGACACCAGGGCCTTACCGCCCTTGCCGCCGAGCGAGTCGATCCCAGAAACGTCGCCGATCGACCTGCCACCCCTGCCCCCGGGCGGGTGA
- a CDS encoding type II toxin-antitoxin system prevent-host-death family antitoxin: MAGQKKADSPVRIIGSRELHQNLPTILNELQHPDVRYVLTVHGRPRAVLVGAEPFLQMLGDRSHPSETLVGLQLSALLGNEVGAIALEDIQKAIDESGSSPTPSNNHHPKKP, from the coding sequence ATGGCAGGCCAGAAGAAGGCCGATTCCCCCGTCCGTATTATCGGCAGTCGGGAATTGCACCAGAATCTGCCGACCATTCTCAACGAACTTCAGCACCCCGACGTTCGCTACGTCCTGACGGTCCACGGACGGCCTCGGGCGGTTCTGGTGGGTGCTGAACCGTTCTTGCAAATGCTCGGCGATCGTTCTCATCCGAGCGAAACGCTGGTCGGTCTTCAACTCAGCGCCTTGCTGGGCAACGAGGTCGGCGCGATCGCCCTGGAAGACATCCAGAAGGCCATCGACGAGTCGGGCTCCAGCCCCACCCCCAGCAACAACCATCACCCGAAGAAACCCTGA
- the surE gene encoding 5'/3'-nucleotidase SurE: MDRAQSSEVRVPHAHLVLTNDDGIDAPGIDALRLAAEPLGEVRVVAPADPWSSKGHAVTAGGEPIRVERRGPHQIAVGGTPADCVRLALHHLAPGPAWVLAGINRGGNLGADIHHSGTVAAAREAVLHGYPAIAVSHYIRRDRPLDWQRAASWTRQVLELLMNRPWTPGTLWNVNLPHPNPEEPDPDIVFCPIDPSPLPLGFAVEGDEAIYNGDYHGRARVPGADVEVCFGGRIAVSCVPILPDPAKVIPTPTEVIALHTDRPGASEPLGR; the protein is encoded by the coding sequence ATGGATCGAGCCCAGTCTTCCGAAGTCCGCGTTCCTCACGCCCATCTGGTCCTGACCAACGACGACGGCATCGACGCTCCCGGCATCGACGCCTTGCGCCTGGCGGCCGAACCGCTGGGCGAGGTCCGCGTGGTCGCCCCGGCCGATCCCTGGTCGAGCAAAGGCCATGCCGTGACCGCCGGCGGCGAGCCGATTCGGGTCGAACGGCGCGGACCTCACCAAATTGCCGTGGGAGGAACCCCGGCCGACTGTGTCCGCCTGGCCTTGCATCATCTGGCGCCGGGCCCAGCCTGGGTTCTGGCGGGGATCAATCGAGGGGGGAATCTCGGGGCCGACATCCATCACTCGGGCACGGTCGCGGCGGCCCGCGAGGCGGTCTTGCACGGCTACCCGGCCATTGCCGTTTCGCATTACATCCGGCGCGATCGGCCGTTGGACTGGCAACGGGCCGCCTCCTGGACCCGCCAGGTGCTTGAGCTGCTCATGAACCGCCCCTGGACTCCCGGAACCTTGTGGAACGTCAACCTTCCGCACCCGAATCCCGAGGAACCCGACCCGGACATTGTCTTCTGCCCGATCGATCCGTCTCCTTTGCCGCTCGGTTTCGCCGTCGAAGGGGACGAGGCCATCTATAATGGCGATTACCACGGCCGAGCACGGGTGCCAGGGGCCGATGTCGAGGTCTGCTTCGGCGGTCGGATCGCGGTATCTTGCGTGCCGATTCTCCCCGATCCGGCCAAGGTGATCCCGACCCCGACCGAGGTGATCGCCCTGCACACCGACCGCCCCGGCGCATCGGAGCCACTCGGACGGTAG
- a CDS encoding FKBP-type peptidyl-prolyl cis-trans isomerase, protein MTTPLRRWSLWAIAAAMVAQAGCGQPPPMVPMTPAGVGGDPLTVNLEDDQYRAQALGETPASRESTVASSVPAPSDLPKIVREPTEPGQEVELENGLRYTTLKPGDPEGPMAELGRTVSVFYRGTLADGTEFDSNMGGQPADFPLNPGGLIQGWIEGIPGMRVGERRRLVIPAQLGYGDRGAPPKIPPGAELTFEVELVGVR, encoded by the coding sequence ATGACGACACCCCTTCGACGATGGTCGCTGTGGGCCATCGCCGCGGCGATGGTCGCCCAGGCCGGTTGTGGCCAGCCGCCCCCGATGGTCCCGATGACTCCTGCGGGAGTGGGGGGCGATCCCCTGACGGTCAACCTCGAAGACGATCAGTACAGGGCCCAGGCCCTCGGTGAAACTCCGGCCTCTCGCGAGAGTACGGTCGCCTCCTCGGTCCCGGCGCCCAGCGATCTGCCAAAGATCGTCCGCGAGCCGACCGAACCCGGCCAGGAGGTCGAACTCGAAAACGGCCTGCGCTACACCACGCTCAAGCCCGGTGATCCCGAAGGCCCGATGGCCGAGCTGGGCCGCACGGTCTCCGTCTTCTACCGCGGCACCCTTGCCGACGGCACCGAGTTCGACTCGAACATGGGCGGACAGCCCGCCGACTTCCCGCTCAATCCTGGCGGCCTGATCCAGGGGTGGATCGAGGGCATCCCCGGCATGCGGGTCGGCGAGCGACGCCGCCTGGTCATCCCGGCCCAGCTCGGCTACGGCGATCGCGGCGCCCCGCCGAAGATCCCCCCCGGCGCCGAGCTGACTTTCGAGGTCGAACTGGTCGGGGTACGCTGA
- a CDS encoding glycosyltransferase has protein sequence MEAGPHIPIGASRPETPSRAVRAALVHDWLTGMRGGEKCLEILCRAFPDAPLFTLLHDRGRMSPTIEAMTIQTSPLQRIPGVLRHYRHLLPVMPLAARSWRPEGVDVVISLSHCVAKSVRVPPGVPHLCYCFTPMRYAWEGRAAYLDGWTGKPVRKAMAGAALDRLRAWDQATARGVTQFVAISETVRQRIARCYGRDSRVIPPPVDTAFYTPDPTTPRDGPYLCVSALVPYKKLDHAVTACSATGRPLVVIGSGPERARLEKLAGPSVQFLGWQPDEVIRDHYRRCRALLFPGEEDFGIVPAEALACGAPVIALNRGGVAETVDHRTGWRYDQPGPEPLCQAIEAFEAAGRPHDPFLARRKAESLAPEVFHDRIVSLIDEILSASPTIPGPHVPIRPGPRRDRRRPSDRIAESA, from the coding sequence ATGGAGGCGGGCCCGCACATTCCGATCGGAGCCTCAAGGCCAGAGACGCCTTCCCGAGCGGTCCGCGCGGCCCTCGTCCACGACTGGCTGACCGGCATGAGAGGCGGCGAGAAGTGCCTGGAAATTCTCTGCCGGGCCTTTCCGGATGCCCCCTTGTTCACGCTCCTGCACGATCGCGGCCGGATGAGCCCGACGATCGAGGCCATGACCATCCAAACGTCCCCCTTGCAACGCATTCCGGGCGTCTTGCGGCACTATCGCCATCTGCTCCCGGTCATGCCCCTGGCCGCGCGATCGTGGCGTCCCGAAGGGGTGGACGTGGTCATCAGCCTGAGCCACTGCGTCGCCAAGTCGGTCCGCGTCCCTCCCGGCGTGCCGCACCTTTGCTACTGCTTCACCCCCATGCGCTACGCCTGGGAAGGCCGAGCGGCCTACCTCGATGGCTGGACCGGCAAGCCGGTTCGCAAGGCGATGGCCGGGGCGGCGCTCGACCGTCTCCGCGCCTGGGACCAGGCCACGGCCCGCGGCGTCACGCAGTTCGTGGCCATCTCCGAGACGGTTCGCCAGCGGATTGCCCGCTGCTACGGACGAGACAGCCGGGTCATTCCCCCTCCGGTCGACACGGCGTTTTACACCCCCGACCCGACCACCCCGCGCGACGGCCCGTATCTGTGCGTCTCGGCCCTGGTGCCGTACAAGAAGCTCGACCACGCCGTCACCGCCTGCTCGGCCACCGGTCGGCCATTGGTGGTGATCGGCTCCGGCCCCGAACGGGCTCGCCTGGAGAAGCTGGCCGGACCTTCGGTGCAGTTTCTCGGCTGGCAACCCGACGAGGTCATCCGCGACCACTACCGACGCTGCCGCGCCTTGCTCTTTCCCGGCGAGGAAGATTTCGGCATCGTCCCCGCCGAGGCCCTCGCCTGTGGCGCTCCGGTGATCGCCCTGAATCGCGGCGGGGTGGCCGAAACGGTCGATCACCGCACCGGCTGGCGTTACGACCAGCCAGGCCCCGAGCCCCTTTGCCAGGCCATCGAGGCGTTTGAGGCCGCCGGCCGGCCCCACGACCCCTTCCTCGCCCGCCGCAAGGCCGAGTCCCTGGCGCCGGAGGTCTTCCACGACCGGATCGTGTCCTTGATTGACGAGATTCTCTCGGCCTCGCCGACGATTCCCGGTCCCCATGTCCCGATCCGCCCCGGTCCTCGACGCGATCGCCGGCGGCCGTCTGATCGGATCGCCGAATCCGCTTGA